Within the Streptomyces sp. R41 genome, the region ACCCCGCCCCTCGCGGGAGGAGGCGTGCCGGGTCTCGGCCACGGCTGGAAACTGGTCCGCGACCCGCTGGGCTTCCTGGCCCAGCTACGCGACCACGGCGACGTCGTCCGGCTCAAGCTGGGCCCCAAGACGGTGTACGCCATCACCACCCCCGCGCTCACCGGGGCGCTGGCGCTCAACCCCGACTACGAGATCGGCGGCCCGCTGTGGGAGTCCCTCGAGGGGCTGCTCGGCAAGAAGGGGGTCGCGACCGCCAACGGGCCGCAGCACCGGCGCCAGCGGCGGACGATCCAGCCCGCGTTCCGGGCCGACATCATCCACGAGTACGGCCCGATCATGGAGGAGGAGGCGCGCGCGTTCGCGGCGCGCATGGTGCCGGGGGAGACGATCGACTGCACGTCGGAGTCGTTCCGCGTCGCCGTCCGCATCGCGGCCCGCTGTCTGCTGCGCGGCCAGTTCATGGACGAGCGGGCCGAGCGGCTGAGCATCGCGCTCGGCGCCGTGTTCCGCGGGATGTACCGGCGCATGGTGATCCCGGCCGGGCCGCTCTATCGGCTGCCGCTTCCGTCCCACCGCCAATTCGACCGAGCATTGGCCGATTTGCATGACCTCGTCGACGAGATCATCGACGAGCGGCGGGCATCTGGTCAAAAGCCGGACGATTTGCTGACGGCATTGCTGGAGGCGAAGGACGACAACGGCGACCCCATCGACGAACAGGAGATCCACGACCAAGTCGTAGCAATACTCACCCCCGGCAGCGAAACCATCGCGTCCACGATCATGTGGCTCCTGCAAGTCCTCACCGAACACCCGGAACAGGCGGACAAGGTGAGCAAGGAGGTCGAATCCGTCGCGGGCGACCGGCCCGTCGGATTCGACGACGTCCGGAAGCTGTCGCACACGAACAATGTCGTCGTCGAGGCGATGCGTTTGCGCCCCGCCGTATGGATATTGACGCGGCGCACGGTGACCGAAACCGAGCTGGGCGGCTATCGCATTCCGGCCGGTGCCGACATCGTCTACAGCCCGTTCGCGATCCAGCGCGATCCCCGGTCGTACCAGGAGCACCTGGATTTCGACCCCGACCGCTGGCTTCCGGAACGGTCCAAGGACATACCGAAGTACGCGATGCGCCCGTTCAGCGTGGGCAACCGGAAGTGCCCCAGTGACCACTTCTCGATGGCCCAGCTCAGTCTGATCACGGCGACCGTGGCGTCCCGGTGGCGCTTCGAGCAGGTGTCGGGCTCCAACGACGCGACCCGTGTCGGCATCACCCTGCGACCGCACAAGCTGCTGCTGAAGGCCCAGCCGCGCTGACCGTGCGTGCCTACTGGCGCACGTTCAGGCCGCCCGCGGGCCCCTGAACGTGCGCCGGTACGCCTGCGGGGTCGTCCCGAGGCTCCGCATGAACTGATGGCGCAGCGCTGCCGCGTTGCCGAACCCGGTGCGGCCCGCGATCGCGTCCATCGTCTCGTCCGTGGCCTCCAGCAACTCCTGTGCCAGCAGCACCCGTTGGCGCAGGATCCAGCGGTACGGAGTCGTCCCCGTCTCCTGCTGGAAGCGGCGCGCGAAGGTGCGCGGGGACATATGGGCGCGGGCCGCGAGCTGCTCGACGGTCACCTCCTCGTCGAGGTGCTGCTGCATCCACACCAGCACCTCGCCGACCGTGTCGCACCGGGAGCGGGGCAGCGGGCGCTCGATGAACTGGGCCTGGCCGCCGTCGCGGTGCGGCGGTACGACCATGCGGCGCGCGATGGCGTTGGCGACCTCCGGGCCGTGCTCCTTGCGCACGAGGTGGAGACAGGCGTCGATCCCGGCGGCGGTGCCCGCCGAGGTGATCACCGGGTCCTCGTCGACGTACAGCACGTCCGGCTCGACGATCGCCCGCGGATACTGCCGGGCGAGTGCCTCCGCGTGATGCCAGTGCACCGCGCAGCGCCGCCCGTCCAGGAGTCCGGCCGCACCCAGCACGAAGACGCCGGAACAGACGCTGAGCACCCGCGCACCGCGCTCGACGGCCCGGCGCAGCGCGTCCAGCAGCTCGGGCGGATAGTCGCGCACGGCATAGGTGTCGCCGGCCGGCACGACGACGAGGTCGGCCGCGTCGAGCCGGTCGAGGCCGTGCGGGGTGGAGACGGTGAACCCGGAGACATGGGTGTCGAGCGTGGAGCCTTCGGCCGAGGCGATCGCGAAGTCGTAGACGGGCAGCCCCTCGTCGCTGCGGTCGAGGCCGAACACCTCGCAGACGACGCCGAGTTCGAAGGGATGCACACCGTCGAGCAGCACTGCGGCCACGTTCTTGAGCATGTTCTCCAGTGTGCCTCGGAAGTGGCAGTAATTCGAGGGGGTGCGGCAGCCCTGCCACTGACGGTAAGGAGCAATCGGCGCGACAGTGGTGTCCATGAACACACTCATGGACAACCTCGTCGGAATCCTGACCGTCCTTGGGATCTTCGCGGTCGTGGCGCTCCCCTCGCTGATCGGGCTCGCCCACGAGCGGCGCGTCGACCGTCAGCTCAGGGCGGCGGCCGAGCGCTCCCGGCCGGAGGCCGACCGCCGCACCGGGTCTCACGCCTTCGTCACCACCACCGTGACCGTCCACTCCTGAAGGCCCTTGCACGAGATCCGGGCCGGGTCGCTGGGGCACAACGGGCGGGACGAGGTGAGCTGTGCCGTCCCCGCCGAGACCGCCTTGAAGGCGGAGGAGGCGTCGCCCGCCTGCAGGACGATGCCGCTGTTGGTGGCCTCGAGACCGCTGCCGCCGACCTTGACGGGCGCCCAGGGCCGGCTGGTGGTGCCGTCCAATCTGATGCGGATCACGTCGCCCGTCGTCAGGCAGAACGTGCGGCCGGTGTCGGCGGCGCCGAGCTCCGCCTTCGCCTCCGTACAGCCCTTGTGGGATGTCGTGGGGGACGGTGACACGGTGCCGCTGCCGCCCGCGTCGCTTCCGCTCTGCGTGCCACAGCCCGCGGCCAGGAGAAGCGTCAGTGCCGCGAGGGCGATGGTCCGGTGGTGGGTCGTTCGGCGCATGGGGGCCTCCTCGTCGCTTGGACGTGCCACCCCCGCATCAGGATCCACTTCGGGGCACGGAAAAGCCCTGGCCGCGGGGTGCGGCCAGGGCTTTGGTGGGTCAGCTGGTCGTCACGGCGGTGTCGTCGACGACGAAGCTGGTCTGCAGTGAGGAGTCCTCGACGCCGCTGAACTTCAGCGTGACGGTGGAGCCGGCGAAGGAGGACAGGTCGAAGGTCTTCTGGGCGTATCCGGAAGCCTTGTTGAGGTTGGAGTAGGTCGCCAGCGTGGTGGAGCCGGCGGTGACGGTGAGCTTGTCGTAGGCCGTGCTGGTGCTGGTCTCGGCCGTGTCGATGTGCAGGTAGAAGGTGAGCGACGCCTTGCAGCCGCTCGGGATGGTCACCGACTGGGACAGCGTGTCGGTGTGGGTGGAGCCGTAGCCGTCCAGCCAGGCGTAGTACGAGCCGCCGTGCGCCGCCTCACCGCTGGAGTTGGTGATGACGCCACTGCTCGCGGTCCAGATCGTGTTGCCCGACTCGAAGCCCTGGTTGCCCAGCAACTGCGCCGAGGTGCAGGTGCCACCGCCGGAGGTGCTGACGGTCCAGGTGAAGGAGGCCGAGCCGGAGGCGCCCGTGCTGTCGGACGCGGTGACGGTCACGCTGTAGGTGCCCGCCGTGCTCGCGGTGCCGGAGATCAGTCCGGTCGAGCTGTTGATCGACAGACCGGTCGGCAGGCCGCTCGCGCTGTACGTGAGGGTCGCGCCCGCGCTGTCGGTGGCCCTGATCTGCAGGCTGACCGAGCCGCCGGTCGCGGTGGACTGGCTGCCCGGGTTGGTGACGGTCACCGTGTTGCCGCTGCTCGTGCCCGAGGTGAAGGCGGTCGTGCCGTTGGGGGTGCCCCAGCCGGTCGGACCGTCGTAGCCGGTGGTCGCGGTGCAGAAGTACGAGGTGGAGCAGGAGCCGTTGTTGCCGCTGGTGACGTCGTACAGGTTCGAGGTGTGGGAGTACGGGTACTTCGCCGGGTAGTCGCTGGAGCCCGGGGTGCCCGCGAGGGCGTACACACCCGCGATGATCGGCGCGGAGGCACTCGTACCGCCGTAGACCGCCCAGCCGGAGCCGCCGTAGGTGTCGTAGACGGCCACACCGGTCGCGGGGTCGGCGACCGCGGAGACGTCCGACTCCATGCGCTTGGTGCAGCCGGTGTCGGTCTGCCAGCTCGGCTTGGCGTCGTAGGCGGAGCAGCCGGAGCCGGTGCCCTCGGTGCTGCTGGTCTTCCACACGGACTCGGTCCAGCCGCGGGAGTTGGAGGACGTGGAGAGGGCGGTGCCGCCCACGGCGGTCACGTACTGGGAGGTCGCCGGGTACTCGGCGCCGTAGCCGGAGTCACCCGCGGAGACGGTGATGGCGACGCCCGGGTGCTTGAAGTACGAGGTGTCCTCGCCGGTCTGGGAGGACGACTCGTCGCCGCCCCAGCTGTTGGAGACGAACTTCGCGCCCAGGGCCACGGCCTCGTTCTCGGCGGTGCCGAGGTCGGAGTCCGTCGCCGAGTTGGCCTCGACCAGGATGATGTTGCAGTTCGGGCAGACCGCGCTGACCATGTCGATGTCGAGCGCTTCCTCGCCCGCCCAGCCGGTGTCGTTCGACGGCAGCG harbors:
- a CDS encoding putative Ig domain-containing protein; this translates as MRETRSARPARRLRRLLTAALPALALGVAGFAAAPPAGAQTAPTSHVSRATQNAKALTAPAAQAVHSTGKAGQKVPTTHLCGTPTPGHAACFAQRRTDIKQKLAAAISPNAAAAVSGLSPANLHSAYNLPSTGGSGLTVAVVDAYNDPNAESDLATYRSQFGLSACTKANGCFKQVSQTGSTTSLPSNDTGWAGEEALDIDMVSAVCPNCNIILVEANSATDSDLGTAENEAVALGAKFVSNSWGGDESSSQTGEDTSYFKHPGVAITVSAGDSGYGAEYPATSQYVTAVGGTALSTSSNSRGWTESVWKTSSTEGTGSGCSAYDAKPSWQTDTGCTKRMESDVSAVADPATGVAVYDTYGGSGWAVYGGTSASAPIIAGVYALAGTPGSSDYPAKYPYSHTSNLYDVTSGNNGSCSTSYFCTATTGYDGPTGWGTPNGTTAFTSGTSSGNTVTVTNPGSQSTATGGSVSLQIRATDSAGATLTYSASGLPTGLSINSSTGLISGTASTAGTYSVTVTASDSTGASGSASFTWTVSTSGGGTCTSAQLLGNQGFESGNTIWTASSGVITNSSGEAAHGGSYYAWLDGYGSTHTDTLSQSVTIPSGCKASLTFYLHIDTAETSTSTAYDKLTVTAGSTTLATYSNLNKASGYAQKTFDLSSFAGSTVTLKFSGVEDSSLQTSFVVDDTAVTTS
- a CDS encoding cytochrome P450, with the translated sequence MTVESVRPEVPETLELSTPPLAGGGVPGLGHGWKLVRDPLGFLAQLRDHGDVVRLKLGPKTVYAITTPALTGALALNPDYEIGGPLWESLEGLLGKKGVATANGPQHRRQRRTIQPAFRADIIHEYGPIMEEEARAFAARMVPGETIDCTSESFRVAVRIAARCLLRGQFMDERAERLSIALGAVFRGMYRRMVIPAGPLYRLPLPSHRQFDRALADLHDLVDEIIDERRASGQKPDDLLTALLEAKDDNGDPIDEQEIHDQVVAILTPGSETIASTIMWLLQVLTEHPEQADKVSKEVESVAGDRPVGFDDVRKLSHTNNVVVEAMRLRPAVWILTRRTVTETELGGYRIPAGADIVYSPFAIQRDPRSYQEHLDFDPDRWLPERSKDIPKYAMRPFSVGNRKCPSDHFSMAQLSLITATVASRWRFEQVSGSNDATRVGITLRPHKLLLKAQPR
- a CDS encoding GlxA family transcriptional regulator; protein product: MLKNVAAVLLDGVHPFELGVVCEVFGLDRSDEGLPVYDFAIASAEGSTLDTHVSGFTVSTPHGLDRLDAADLVVVPAGDTYAVRDYPPELLDALRRAVERGARVLSVCSGVFVLGAAGLLDGRRCAVHWHHAEALARQYPRAIVEPDVLYVDEDPVITSAGTAAGIDACLHLVRKEHGPEVANAIARRMVVPPHRDGGQAQFIERPLPRSRCDTVGEVLVWMQQHLDEEVTVEQLAARAHMSPRTFARRFQQETGTTPYRWILRQRVLLAQELLEATDETMDAIAGRTGFGNAAALRHQFMRSLGTTPQAYRRTFRGPRAA